The Macaca fascicularis isolate 582-1 chromosome 1, T2T-MFA8v1.1 genome includes a window with the following:
- the C1QB gene encoding complement C1q subcomponent subunit B, whose amino-acid sequence MMMKILWGSIPVLMLLLLLGLLDVSWAQGSCTGPPAIPGTPGIPGTPGSDGQPGTPGIKGEKGLPGLAGDHGEFGEKGDPGIPGNPGKVGPKGPMGPKGGPGAPGAPGPKGESGDYKATQKIAFSATRTINTPLRRDQTIRFDHVITNMNNNYEPRSGKFTCRVPGLYYFTYHASSRGNLCVKLMRGRERPQKVVTFCDYAYNTFQVTTGGMVLKLEQGENVFLQATDKNSLLGMEGANSIFSGFLLFPDVEA is encoded by the exons ATGATGATGAAGATCCTGTGGGGCAGCATCCCAGTACTGATGTTGCTCCTGCTCCTGGGTCTGCTTGATGTCTCCTGGGCCCAGGGCAGCTGCACCGGGCCCCCAGCCATCCCTGGCACTCCGGGTATCCCTGGGACACCTGGCTCCGATGGCCAACCTGGGACCCCAGGGATAAAAGGAGAGAAAG GGCTTCCAGGGCTGGCTGGAGACCATGGTGAGTTCGGAGAGAAGGGAGACCCAGGGATTCCTGGGAATCCAGGAAAAGTCGGCCCCAAGGGCCCCATGGGCCCTAAAGGCGGCCCAGGAGCCCCTGGAGCCCCAGGCCCCAAAGGTGAATCGGGAGACTACAAGGCCACCCAGAAAATCGCCTTCTCTGCCACAAGAACCATCAACACCCCCCTGCGCCGGGACCAGACCATCCGCTTCGACCACGTGATCACCAACATGAACAACAACTACGAGCCCCGCAGTGGCAAGTTCACCTGCAGGGTGCCTGGCCTCTACTACTTCACCTACCACGCCAGCTCTCGAGGGAACCTGTGTGTGAAGCTCATGCGTGGCCGGGAGCGCCCACAGAAGGTGGTCACCTTCTGCGACTACGCCTACAACACCTTCCAGGTCACCACCGGCGGCATGGTCCTCAAGCTGGAGCAGGGGGAGAACGTCTTCCTGCAGGCCACTGACAAGAACTCACTACTGGGCATGGAGGGTGCCAACAGCATCTTCTCCGGATTCCTGCTCTTTCCAGATGTGGAGGCCTGA